From the genome of Pelobates fuscus isolate aPelFus1 chromosome 6, aPelFus1.pri, whole genome shotgun sequence, one region includes:
- the LOC134614601 gene encoding B-cell scaffold protein with ankyrin repeats-like — protein MELTGYTKDLVILYEDNGNEWAMYMKDLLTLNVQSIGLILHNLNSDSDEMLEALTFASHQCKLVVLTNVLLTSLTEKQITLLTQILQPSYHVVILLCGVPSLDGFYEMFPLTRGSNIFFTDQDPEHYLTVVSGILSDGIFVFYSYTFPLAHLSPLYITIKI, from the coding sequence GATACACAAAAGATCTTGTGATACTTTATGAAGACAATGGGAATGAATGGGCCATGTATATGAAAGATTTACTTACATTAAATGTACAGTCCATTGGCCTCATACTTCACAATCTGAACTCAGATTCTGATGAGATGCTTGAAGCTCTTACTTTTGCTAGCCATCAATGCAAATTAGTGGTGCTAACAAATGTTCTTCTGACATCCTTAACTGAAAAGCAAATTACACTTTTAACTCAGATCCTACAACCCTCATATCACGTGGTGATTCTGCTTTGTGGAGTGCCAAGCTTGGATGGATTTTATGAAATGTTTCCTTTAACCAGAGGCTCTAATATCTTTTTTACTGACCAAGATCCTGAGCATTATCTCACAGTTGTGTCTGGAATTCTGAGTGacggtatttttgttttttattcatatACATTCCCTCTAGCTCACTTGTCGCCATTGTATATCACTATCAAAATTTGA